The following proteins are co-located in the Gorilla gorilla gorilla isolate KB3781 chromosome 7, NHGRI_mGorGor1-v2.1_pri, whole genome shotgun sequence genome:
- the LOC134759119 gene encoding uncharacterized protein, with protein sequence MPPVPGWCWGRLARQLLQMWEANGTHHGGVGLPHPREAACSQDRRAGHLQEVIYRCPEQCFSELLICSRGIGLSLGPPALPSGREGWLRHLLGTVSHGIFPLLPAAGGGEETAKRFQFSGQRFLAGSGCLEHCLENERRLPAAHEPRGPVGLGAGVRGAARGFEIYEL encoded by the exons ATGCCTCCCGTCCCTGGGTGGTGCTGGGGGAGGCTGGCACGTCAGCTCCTCCAGATGTGGGAAGCAAATGGAACACACCACGGAGGAGTGGGGCTCCCGCACCCCCGGGAGGCCGCCTGCTCCCAGGACCGGCGTGCAGGGCACCTCCAAGAAGTGATTTACCGCTGTCCTGAGCAATGCTTCTCAGAACTCCTCATCTGCAGCCGCGGGATTGGCTTATCTCTCGGGCCACCTGCCCTGCCCTCGGGCCGGGAGGGCTGGCTCAGACACCTCCTTGGCACAGTCAGCCATGGGATATTTCCTCTCCTCCCAGCCGCAGGGGGAGGCGAAG AGACCGCAAAGAGGTTCCAGTTCTCAGGCCAACGCTTCCTCGCTGGAAGTGGCTGCTTGGAACACTGTCTGGAGAACGAGCGGAGGCTGCCGGCGGCCCACGAGCCCAGGGGACCAGTCGGTCTTGGCGCTGGAGTGAGAGGAGCAGCACGTGGGTTTGAAATCTATGAACTCTGA